One window from the genome of Thermus sediminis encodes:
- the rpsB gene encoding 30S ribosomal protein S2, translated as MPLNIGVKELLEAGVHFGHERKRWNPKFARYIYAERNGIHIIDLQKTMVELERTFRFLEDLAIRGGTVLFVGTKKQAQDIVRMEAERAGMPYVNQRWLGGMLTNFKTIAQRVNRLEELEKLFASEGIQERPKKEQVRLKHELDRLQKYLSGFRRLKRLPDAIFVVDPTKEAIAVREARKLFIPVIALADTDSDPELVDYVIPGNDDAIRSIQLILSRAADLIIAARGGVVEPSPSYALVEEAERMEAEQGRGFAHQSFEGADEVEA; from the coding sequence ATGCCGCTTAACATCGGTGTGAAGGAGCTTCTGGAAGCCGGGGTGCATTTCGGCCACGAGCGCAAGCGCTGGAACCCAAAGTTTGCCCGCTACATCTACGCGGAGCGAAACGGCATCCACATCATCGACCTGCAGAAGACCATGGTGGAGCTGGAGCGGACCTTCCGCTTCCTCGAGGACCTGGCCATCCGCGGGGGCACGGTGCTCTTCGTGGGCACCAAGAAGCAGGCCCAGGACATCGTGCGCATGGAGGCCGAGCGCGCCGGGATGCCCTACGTGAACCAACGCTGGCTGGGGGGGATGCTCACCAACTTCAAGACCATCGCCCAGCGGGTGAACCGCCTGGAGGAGCTGGAGAAGCTCTTCGCCTCCGAGGGGATCCAAGAGCGCCCCAAGAAGGAACAGGTGCGCTTGAAGCATGAGCTGGACCGCCTGCAGAAGTACCTCTCGGGCTTCCGGCGGCTGAAGCGGCTCCCCGACGCCATCTTCGTGGTGGACCCCACCAAGGAGGCCATCGCCGTCCGGGAGGCCCGGAAGCTCTTCATCCCCGTGATCGCCCTGGCGGACACCGATTCCGATCCCGAACTGGTAGACTACGTCATCCCCGGCAACGACGACGCCATCCGCTCCATCCAGCTCATCCTCTCCCGGGCGGCAGACCTCATCATCGCCGCCCGGGGTGGGGTGGTGGAGCCGTCTCCCTCCTACGCCCTGGTGGAAGAGGCCGAGCGCATGGAGGCCGAACAGGGCCGTGGGTTCGCCCATCAAAGCTTTGAAGGCGCAGACGAGGTGGAGGCATGA
- the pyrH gene encoding UMP kinase, with amino-acid sequence MKYRRVLLKLSGEFLTKDGFGIDPEATKALAKEIKAAYDTGVELAIVIGAGNLWRGARQGVGMDRATADYIGMLATIMNALALQDALEALSIPTRVQTALTITQVAEPYIRRRALRHLEKGRIVIFGGGTGNPFFSTDTAAALRALEVGAEVVLMAKNKVDGVYSEDPRRNLEAVRFDELGYLDVLNRGLQVMDTTAITLCMEAGLPIVVFDIFKEGALVGIIQGEKVGTLIH; translated from the coding sequence ATGAAGTACAGGCGCGTCCTCCTCAAGCTTTCCGGAGAGTTCCTCACCAAGGATGGGTTCGGCATCGATCCCGAGGCCACCAAAGCCCTGGCCAAGGAGATCAAGGCCGCCTACGATACGGGGGTTGAGCTAGCCATCGTCATAGGGGCAGGCAACCTCTGGCGGGGGGCCAGGCAGGGGGTGGGCATGGACCGGGCCACCGCCGACTACATCGGCATGCTGGCCACCATCATGAACGCCCTGGCCCTGCAGGACGCCCTCGAGGCCCTCTCCATTCCCACCCGGGTCCAGACCGCCCTCACCATCACCCAAGTGGCCGAGCCCTATATCCGGCGGAGGGCCCTGAGGCATCTGGAAAAGGGGCGCATCGTCATCTTCGGGGGAGGGACGGGGAACCCCTTCTTCTCCACGGATACCGCTGCCGCCCTCAGGGCCCTGGAGGTGGGGGCGGAGGTGGTCCTCATGGCCAAGAACAAGGTGGACGGGGTCTACTCCGAGGACCCCCGCAGGAATCTGGAGGCGGTGCGCTTTGACGAGCTTGGCTACCTGGACGTCCTGAACCGGGGCCTCCAGGTCATGGACACCACCGCCATCACCCTGTGCATGGAGGCAGGGCTGCCCATCGTGGTCTTCGACATCTTCAAAGAGGGCGCCTTGGTGGGTATTATCCAGGGGGAAAAGGTAGGCACCCTGATCCACTGA
- the frr gene encoding ribosome recycling factor, with translation MTLKELYAETRSQMQKSLEVLEHNLAGLRTGRANPALLLHLKVEYYGTQVPLSQIATVTAPDARTLVVQSWDQGALKAIEKAIRDSDLGLNPSNKGDALYINIPPLTEERRKELVKAARHYAEEGRIAIRNIRREALERLKKLSKELHLSEDDTKRGEAEIQKITDEFIAKADALSAKKEQEILG, from the coding sequence ATGACCCTGAAGGAGCTCTATGCGGAAACCCGGAGCCAAATGCAAAAAAGCCTGGAGGTTCTGGAACACAACCTGGCGGGCCTGCGCACTGGGCGGGCCAACCCCGCCCTGCTCCTACACCTCAAGGTGGAGTACTACGGTACCCAGGTACCCCTCTCCCAAATCGCCACCGTCACCGCCCCCGACGCCAGGACCCTGGTGGTCCAGTCCTGGGACCAGGGCGCCCTTAAGGCCATTGAGAAGGCCATCCGCGACTCCGACCTGGGCCTGAACCCCAGCAACAAGGGGGACGCCCTTTACATCAACATCCCCCCCCTCACCGAGGAACGGCGCAAGGAGCTGGTGAAGGCCGCCCGCCACTACGCCGAGGAAGGGCGCATCGCCATCCGCAACATCCGCCGGGAGGCCTTGGAGAGGCTGAAGAAGCTCTCCAAGGAGCTTCACCTCTCCGAGGACGACACCAAGCGGGGGGAGGCCGAGATCCAAAAGATCACCGACGAGTTCATCGCCAAAGCGGACGCGCTTTCGGCCAAAAAGGAGCAGGAGATCCTGGGCTGA
- the tsf gene encoding translation elongation factor Ts translates to MSQTELIKKLREATGAGMMDVKKALEDAGWDEDKAVQLLRERGAMKAAKKAEREAREGLIGHYIHHNGRVGVILELNCETDFVARNEVFQNLAKDLAMHIAMMNPRYISAEEVPAEELERERQIYIQAALNEGKPREIAERIAEGRLKKYLEEVVLLEQPFIKDDKVKVKELLQQAIAKTGENIVVRRFCRLGVGA, encoded by the coding sequence ATGAGCCAGACCGAACTCATCAAGAAGCTCCGAGAGGCCACGGGGGCCGGGATGATGGACGTGAAGAAGGCCCTCGAGGACGCGGGCTGGGACGAGGACAAGGCGGTGCAGCTCCTGCGGGAGCGGGGGGCCATGAAGGCCGCCAAGAAGGCGGAGCGCGAGGCCCGAGAAGGCCTCATCGGCCACTACATCCACCACAACGGGCGGGTGGGGGTGATCCTGGAACTCAACTGCGAGACGGACTTCGTGGCCAGGAACGAGGTCTTCCAAAACCTAGCCAAAGACCTGGCCATGCACATCGCCATGATGAATCCCCGCTACATCTCTGCCGAAGAGGTCCCCGCCGAGGAGCTGGAAAGGGAGCGGCAGATCTACATCCAGGCGGCCCTGAACGAGGGCAAGCCCAGGGAGATCGCCGAGAGGATCGCCGAGGGCCGCCTGAAGAAGTACCTGGAGGAGGTGGTCCTCCTGGAGCAGCCCTTCATCAAGGACGACAAAGTCAAGGTGAAGGAGCTCCTCCAGCAAGCCATCGCCAAGACCGGGGAGAACATCGTGGTGCGGCGCTTCTGCCGCCTGGGAGTGGGGGCGTAG